One part of the Vicia villosa cultivar HV-30 ecotype Madison, WI linkage group LG6, Vvil1.0, whole genome shotgun sequence genome encodes these proteins:
- the LOC131615225 gene encoding agamous-like MADS-box protein AGL61 produces the protein MVCKKIELAHLSERSAIFSKRKKDLFDKACELSVFYGARVAVLGFSPAGDPFAFGSPSVDAVVDEYLHKGQEFDSELSRKNLESSENGKLIKLNKQIKRAIKELKMEEKKMEKMDKGNVTFIPDDLGAEELLKVMAFLKKLRDEIEVAKSLLLIAKKPI, from the coding sequence ATGGTTTGCAAAAAAATAGAGTTGGCACATCTTAGTGAAAGGAGTGCCATATTTTCTAAAAGAAAGAAGGATCTTTTCGACAAAGCATGTGAGTTATCTGTTTTTTATGGTGCTAGAGTGGCTGTGCTTGGATTCTCCCCTGCTGGTGACCCATTTGCTTTTGGTTCTCCATCTGTTGATGCTGTAGTTGATGAGTATCTTCACAAAGGTCAAGAATTTGACAGTGAATTATCAAGAAAAAATCTTGAATCTTCTGAAAATGGAAAACTCATCAAACTCAATAAACAAATTAAGCGTGCGATCAAAGAGCTGAAGATGGAAGaaaaaaagatggaaaaaatgGACAAAGGTAATGTTACCTTTATTCCTGATGATCTTGGTGCGGAGGAACTTCTTAAAGTGATGGCTTTTTTGAAAAAGCTCCGGGATGAGATTGAGGTGGCAAAATCTTTACTTCTTATTGCAAAGAAACCTATATGA